The genomic window TATATGTGATCTATCCGTTTGAAAGGGTAATGGAACTGGAAAAAACGGACTTTAAAAGTAATGAGTATATAGGCATATCTGTTCGTAACCTTAACCGGCTACCTTTTACTAAGTATAAAAATTATACCGAAAAACTAGTAGTGCAACAGCAGGTAAGTTTTCGGAACAAAGCAGATTTTAATGCACACCGGTTATTGCGCTGTATTGCATTAAATACCTTACTAAGTAAACTTCAGCTAGACGAACAATCAGAATTGGAAAACCGTATGTATTCTAAAGATCAATTATTAGCGCTGTATGCGGAGCATCCGTATGTACTTGAAAATACCAAACGGATGCTACAAAGCTGTAAAGTAGATTTCTTTTTTGGGGACGAGCGTACCAATCAGAACCAATTGATGTATTTTGAAAGTAGGGAAAAAGATTTTAACTACCTGCAACAACTATGTTATCGAAAACTACCGGAACGTTATAAAGAAGTTACCCCAAAGATTATTGCAAGGGTAGAAAAAGAACTGGAAACCATCAAAAAAATGGACTTTGTTTCCTACTTTATGATCAATTATATGATGATCGAACGGGCAAAAAGCCAAGGCTATTATCATATAGGCAGGGGATCTGGCGCGAATAGTATTGTAGCATATATCATCGGGATAACCAATGTAGACCCTATAGAATTGGACTTATATTTTGAACGCTTTATCAATGTTTTTAGGAACAGCCCCCCGGATTTTGATATAGATTTTAGTTGGACAGACCGGGATGAGATGACCGCCTATCTTTTTGATACCTATGATAACGTTGCCCTACTGGGAACCTATGTCACTTTTAAATATAAAAGTACGGTTCGCGAACTGGGAAAAGTCTTTGGGATCCCTAAAATGGAAATCGATGCCTACCTATCGGGTTATCCTACCGTAGGGCAAAACGGAAAATATTTTGAATACGTAGAAAAGTACAGCCACTATATTGAATCGTTCCCAAGGTTTACCAGTGTACATTCTTCCGGGATCATCATTACCGAAAAACCTATCTATTACTTTTCGGCTACCATTATGCCCCCTAAAAACTTTGAAACGGTACAATTCGATATGAATATTGCCGAGGAAGTTGGGATCTACAAATTCGATATTTTGGCACAAAGGGGACTTGCTAAGATAAAAGAGAGTCTGGCACTAATTAGAGAGAACCAACCGGATGCTATCATAAAAGATATTGATGATGTCAAGGAGTTTATAAATGATCCAAAACTCAATAAAATGCTGGAAACCGGGGATTGTATGGGGGTATATTATGTAGAGAGCCCTGCCATGCGCGGGTTGATGACCAAAATGCAAACCAATGATTATATCGGGTTGGTTGCAGCAAGTTCCATTATCCGACCCGGGGTTTCGGGAGGGGGGATGAAAAACGAATTTATCCTCCGGCACCGCTTTCCTGAAAAACGAAAAGAGGCGCATCCGGTAATGTTGGATATTTTACACGAAACCTACGGGGTAATGGTCTATCAGGAAGATGTCCTAAAAGTAGCCCATGAGTTCGCAGGGTTTTCTTTAGCCGAAGCAGATATTTTACGTAGGGGGATGCGTGGTAAAACAAAGTCAAAAGGGGTTATCGCCAAAATGGAAGCGAAGTTTCGGAATAACTGTTTAAAAAAAGGCTTTGAAAGTAAAGTTGTAGGCGAAGTATGGAGCCAGATGCGAGCTTTTGCCGGTTATGCTTTTGCCAAAGGGCATTCGGCTTCTTATGCGGTAGAGAGCTACCAGAGTTTATATTTAAAACAATACTTCCCTATCGAATTCATGGTAGCCGTTTTAAACCAGGGGGGCGGGTTTTATAAAGTAGAAACCTACCTGCATGAACTTAAGAAACGTGGGGCTATTGTAGAGATGCCTTGTGTAAACAATTCAGATCACCCTCACCGGTTGATTGGTAAAACGGTGTATTTGGGATTTGGGTTGATCAAGGGTTTAGAAACTAACGTAATTCAAAAGATCCTAAATGAACGCCAGCTCTATGGTAGTTTTAAAGGTTTGGAAGATTTTTTGTTTAGAGTCAATATAGGGGTTGAGCAGATTAGTATGCTCATACGTATGAATGCTTTTCGGTTTATAGGGGAAGATAAGCATAAAACCATGTGGAAAGCCTACCTTCATTTTTCTAAAACCAAAAAGAAACCCGGAATCCCGTTACTCTTCCAGGAAAAAGCGAAAGAATATACATTACCCAATATTAGAACAAGTCAAACTATCGAAGCCTACGATCAAATTTCGCTCCTAGGCTTTCCCTTAATTTCCCGGTTTGAATTGTTAAAAGATGAAATGGAACCTTCTATTACCGCATCGCAGCTTAAAGGATATAACAAAAGAAGGGTGGTTATCTATGGGAACCTGATTACGGCAAAAGATACCCCAACACAGAATAAAAGGATCATGGCGTTTGGTACTTTCTTTGATCGCGACGGAATGGTGTTTGACACCGTTCACTTTCCAGGGTTTATAGAAAAATACCCCTTAAAAGCAAAAGGGATTTATAAAATAACAGGCATTGTCGCGGAAGAACTAGGGCACTACGCCATCAATGCCGAACAAGCAATTTACCAGGCAATTACACCGGATCCAAGACATCATACCACCAGTAATTCCAATAAAAACAGTAACCTGCTGATCCAATGAAAATAGAGTTGTACCAAGAATTACCCGGGATATCACAACATTTTATGGTTCAGAATAGTGGGGTTTTGTTAAAAATCATTACTAGGGAACCTTTTGATTTTGTCCTTTACGGGATACATAATTTTTACGTTGAAATCATCTATCGAAAAGCTACCCATAAAGTCTTTGCTTTAAACGCTTTTACTATGGACGATGTAAAGCTTGATTTTTATTTGCAAAGTATTGAAATAAAGATACGTTGAAATGAAGTGTAACGATTTGTAGTATTTATGCTTTAACTTCGTTTAAACTACTAACAATGGTCTAGTAGAACTATCAAAACCTAGTATAGGCGCCTTAAATCTTCAACTAATATTAACTAACCTAAAATAAAGACGCCCTTAAAAGAACGTATTTAAAACCAGTTTTTTTAAAATCATCAGGTTGCATAACAGCTACTAATGTTGAAATATATTACTTAAGTGTTAATCCCTTATATTGGTCATAATCATTATTTGATAAAATATCCGTTGATATTGTACCATTAGAAGTGTTAATTTTTAATAGTGTATTAAAATCTACCAGTGCTATGACTTCATTTGTATCAGGATAATAAACCGAACTAATATCTCCTCCATTGGAAGAAAAGTTATCAAAATAATCCGTACCTAATTGTGTTATCACTGTTTCCATTGAAGTATTAAGGTCATATTTAACAAAATTGCGTACTTCTCCGCTTTCATAATTTCGTTTATAAAGATATAGCTCCCCTTCAGAATTTAAAGTTAATCCCTTGTATTGGTCATAATCACTGTTTGATAAAATGTCCGTTGATATTGTACCATTAGAAATGTCAATTTTTAATAGTGTATTGAAATCCACTAATGCTATGACCTCATTTGTGTCAGGATAATAAACTGAACTAATATCTCCTCCATTGGAAGAGAAGTTATCAAAATAATCTGTACCTAATTGTGTTATCACTGTTTCCATTGAAGTATTAAGGTCATATTTAACAAAACTGCGTACTTCTCCGCTTTCATAATTTCGTTTAAAAAGATATAGCTCTCCATTAGAATTTAAAGTTAATCCCTTGTATTGGTCATAATCACTGTTTGATAAAATGTCCGTTGATATTGTACCATTAGAAGTGTTAATTTTTAATAGTGTATTGAAATCCACTAATGCTATGACCTCATTTGTGTCAGGATAATAAACTGAACTAATATCTCCTCCATTGGAAGAGAAGTTATCAAAATAATCTGTACCTAATTGCGTTAACACTGTTTCCATTGAAGTATTAAGGTCATATTTAACAAAATTGCGTACTTCTCCGCTTTCGTAATTTCTTTTAAATAAGAATAACTCATTTGTTACAACTTCTGTGATAATTTCAATTTCTCCAATGTTTTCAGTTTGATTGTTATACGTTAAGGTTATTATACCCGAAATAGCATTTTCTGGGACTATAACTTTTAAGAAATTACTGTCGATTTCGATTATAGTAGCAGTTATATTTTCAGTGAATTTTACAACGTATGTTTCATTTGTTAAAAATCCATTACCATCAATTGTAATTGAATCACCAACTTCAGCTGATTGTAATGAAATTTCTATATTCGTGGGGAAACTATTTTGCTCCTGCTCCGTCGAATCATCATTTGAACAAGATAAAATAATCATTAAAATTGTCAATAAACTTAAAAAATTTCTCATTTTTTTGTCTTAATGCGTTATAAAAATAGTTTATATAAACCTATCCAATAAAAGTTTGGTAAACCCAACTGAGCAAGTAGTTATTACAACCTTTTAAGATCTATTTTATACCTTTAAAATGTCAATTATACAAACCTTCTATTTAGATAAGTAGTGAAAATAAAGATTTTATAAAAGAAAATTCCCTGAAAATAATAAATATTGATAAAACTTAATGAAAGTTTCACTTTAAAATATGAGAAGGGGTATAAATTTCAAATAGATATTGCGGAATTATCTATTTAACAAATTCCATCTCTTCTCTAGTTACGTAGATAGCTTCTTCAAGCTTTACAGATGAATATGTTTGATTTTATTCAGGGAGTACTAGTAATTCTAACCCTAATTTGATTAAAACTTTTATTAATTATTCAAGAAAGCAGTCAACTAGTCCAAAACCATTACGTGGAATTACCACGGTAACTGCAAAAATATAACTCATCACCTACCACAAATAATTTGTAGTGAATTATATAAAGCAAATGGCAGAAAACTTTAATATTATCTTATCTGGTACTTATATTTTAGATACCTAAGAGGAATAGGAAGTCTCTTAGCTGTAGATTAAAGATGTACAAAATAATAATTTCAATTACCGAGAACACTATCTTTTAAAAATGCCTTTCTGAAGCCAGGAAACAAACCTAATTTACCAGCCAAAAATATACCGAACTAGAGAAACAATACGCAAAACTATCCATCCGGACGGACACCCTTCAAAAAGCAATTATTAGCCTTGCAAAAAAAGAACATATTAGAGTAGATAACAATATCTCAAACCTGAAAATAAAGCGGGGGTCTAGTTTAAATTTTGTTTCGGAAAACAAAAACAAAAAGTTAATAAATAAAAGAGGAATTTTAAAAAACTATTTAAAACTGAAAATTTAAGAAATGAATTTTGAAAAATTTAAATTTATGAGGTTTTAGCATAATTACCCTACGTGTTTTATTTAGTTGATTGTTAATACAATAGGTTCATTTATTTATAAAGTAATCTATAACTTTAGTGAATTTATCGTTTTCCTCAATAAAATAGTGTAATATCTCACTTAATTTATAATAAAAATAGCATTATTACAACCCAAACCAGGACAAAAATACTTATAAAAAACAAAGAAAATACTATACTTTTTTTATTAAATAATTCTTAGTTTTGTATTGTAAATCAGTCAATTACATATGTAATTGACTATGTATAAACTTAAATTTTAACCTTAAATACTGGGAATTATGAAACTTATTTTATCAATTTTTAAAACTCTTTTTTTACTTTTATCAATAGGAATTATTACCTCTTGTGAAACTTCTGAAGATTTACAGGAGGAAACGGAAATTATTTATGACTTTGAACAAGACGTCCAACTTATCGGAAAAAACGAAATCGAAGACCCCGGAACTAGGGGCAGATAGTAGTAAGATTTTTTTTATCATTATTTTAATAGGTGCTTTACTTGGTAGTTCAGCACCTTTTTTGCATATGCTATTTCCAGTTAAGGCTCAAGAAAAAATTGCTCTTGAGAAACAATATGATGATGGTCAAGTTAATGAACAAGATTATAAAGTTAAAAGTGATATACTATGGGAAAAATATCAAGTTTTTGGTTTTACAAATATGCGTAGATTTCTTTTTGCAGTTGGGTTTCCCATAGCACTTTTTAGTTGTTCCATCTTAATGCTATTTATAGCGAGATTTAGTAATGATCTATATATTAAAAAAGGAACGTTGATAGGTGGAACTTCATTTCAAACGATTTCCTTATATTTTATAATTTGGAGTTTTTGGTCATTTGATGAAGGTATTTATGATTTCAGTGAAACTACGTATTATTTGATTTTGGCAGTTACATCTATAACTCTTTCAATAGGTCTCTATTTTATATTTAAATCATTCGCTTTCCGAAAGTTTGAAATTAGAGAACTTATTGGTTTAACAGTTATTTTACGTAAAAAGCTTTTTCTTTTTATCGATAGACATGAATCTACCCAAAAGGCAACTATCGAAAAAGAGAAAATTGATAATAAAGTCTATACAACATTTAGAAAGGTAGTTGAATAAATCTTAGCACACAAAAATGAAAATTAGCGATTCTGAAAAAAAGGAAATTTTAAACAAGTTGTTAAAACAAGATAAAATTTATGATGAAGACTATAATTCCTTTGATGAAGATTTAAACGAAAATCTTATCTACAAATATAACTTACAAAAGACGAAATTATTCTCTTTATTATGTGAAAAGCAAAAATTAATATATCAAATAAGATTATTAAATTAGTTAGCTTTTTCTTTTTCTAATAAATAAGCAACTGTTTTTTTAAGTTCTTCTACCTCGTTAGAAATTTCATCAATTTTAGAAGCAGTAGCAAAAACCTTTACAAAAGAATCATAACTTTTAAGTTTTGAAAATTCTTCAATATTGTCTGATATATAATTTAGAATACTAACCTTATCAATAGCATCCAATTTTAAACTTAGGTCAGACTGATAATTTAAATCCTTGTTTATCGGATTTTGAATAGTCATAGATTCAGTACCCGTTAACAACCATGTAGGGTTACAATCTGTAAAAGTAGTTAAGAAACTCTCTAAAACACTAGAACTGATATTTGAATTATTTTTTACCATTCTCCATAATGTTCCCCTGCCAATGTTTGCCTTTTGTTCAGCTTGGTGAATAGATAGCCCTTTAAATTTCAAATATTCCTGTAATCGATTAGCGATCATACAAGTTAAGAATAAGTTGTTGTAAGATTTATATGAAATTTATTCATGAATTAATGCAAATATTTCTTATTTAAGTGAAATAATTACATAAAAATGTGTAAATTTGATTATACTTAGTAAATGTATGAAAAATTGCATGAACTCAAATTACTATTACATAAGTGAATTTGTACAATTACATTAAGAATGTCCGAATTACGAAGAAAAAGAGTTGAAAAATTATTGAATGAAATTCAAGATATTATTTCTATTCAAGCATTTGAAAGAAAATTAAACTTAACTCGTGGTACTATTTATAAATTTTTAAAAGAACAAAGAAAATTAAAGAATTCAGAAATTAAAGTCTTAGATAATTATTTCAAAGATATTCTAAATATATATTTTGACTAGATATACAAGAAGTTTATAAGCACTTTGTAAATTATCTAAAATAACCCCAAATAAATTACATTATGAAGAAAGAAGACGCAGAAACAAGGTATTATTTAGAATTATTAAAACACCTACACTTAGACTTTATACCCTTCTGTCAAGGGGTAGCTGAAGATAGGGAATACGAAACTTTACTAGATTCCTGGATTAAGGACTTGTTTAAGAAAAATAAACCAGTAGAAGAAGCTAAAGTGTTGTTGATAAAGCTAAGGCACGAACACTTTTTTAAAGAGGACGAAGCAAGCTAACATACA from Aquimarina sp. ERC-38 includes these protein-coding regions:
- a CDS encoding DNA polymerase III subunit alpha, producing the protein MYTNCHSYYSLGYGTFSETDLLELAEEHKIFYITLTDINNTSAVLNFLKEAKDYKVWPAIGVDFRNDIDQQYVMIAKTNKGFEAINRFLSGHLHDESDFPTIAPDLEEVYVIYPFERVMELEKTDFKSNEYIGISVRNLNRLPFTKYKNYTEKLVVQQQVSFRNKADFNAHRLLRCIALNTLLSKLQLDEQSELENRMYSKDQLLALYAEHPYVLENTKRMLQSCKVDFFFGDERTNQNQLMYFESREKDFNYLQQLCYRKLPERYKEVTPKIIARVEKELETIKKMDFVSYFMINYMMIERAKSQGYYHIGRGSGANSIVAYIIGITNVDPIELDLYFERFINVFRNSPPDFDIDFSWTDRDEMTAYLFDTYDNVALLGTYVTFKYKSTVRELGKVFGIPKMEIDAYLSGYPTVGQNGKYFEYVEKYSHYIESFPRFTSVHSSGIIITEKPIYYFSATIMPPKNFETVQFDMNIAEEVGIYKFDILAQRGLAKIKESLALIRENQPDAIIKDIDDVKEFINDPKLNKMLETGDCMGVYYVESPAMRGLMTKMQTNDYIGLVAASSIIRPGVSGGGMKNEFILRHRFPEKRKEAHPVMLDILHETYGVMVYQEDVLKVAHEFAGFSLAEADILRRGMRGKTKSKGVIAKMEAKFRNNCLKKGFESKVVGEVWSQMRAFAGYAFAKGHSASYAVESYQSLYLKQYFPIEFMVAVLNQGGGFYKVETYLHELKKRGAIVEMPCVNNSDHPHRLIGKTVYLGFGLIKGLETNVIQKILNERQLYGSFKGLEDFLFRVNIGVEQISMLIRMNAFRFIGEDKHKTMWKAYLHFSKTKKKPGIPLLFQEKAKEYTLPNIRTSQTIEAYDQISLLGFPLISRFELLKDEMEPSITASQLKGYNKRRVVIYGNLITAKDTPTQNKRIMAFGTFFDRDGMVFDTVHFPGFIEKYPLKAKGIYKITGIVAEELGHYAINAEQAIYQAITPDPRHHTTSNSNKNSNLLIQ